Genomic segment of Salvia splendens isolate huo1 chromosome 12, SspV2, whole genome shotgun sequence:
TAGCATGAGCTTTGAGAACAAGGTTGATAACCACATCAACCACGCCATCGTTAGGCGCCCATGCGTCAAACTTCATACCATCAAAGCTGGAACTATTCTCGACTTACCTCGCGTTTGCGACGATAGGTAcaattataatttatagtagTTTGAACTTTCGGCCGTTTTCGAttgataaaaaaggaaatggctCCACTATGATGTATTTTgatagtaattaaatttattaaaattattattatctaaattgttttatttgagaATTAGGAACTATACGATATGATTTTTTGGagatttattaaatttatactaATTGAGTTTAATTTTTGTGTTTTACAAAAGTTTCGTTGCTCAAGAAGCTTTGAAATGTTGCAACTAACAATAACTAGTGTGGTTTTTGCATGTGAGATAAACCTAAGGAATCTTGTTGTATGAGTAATAACTGAAAATTATCAATATGCAACAGTTAGTGCTTTTCCACttattacaatatatttttccCCACCCTTATTTGATTGGGCACGAGTTTTATTAAACgtaaagaaaacgaaaaaaatgtaacctattttcttaattattaattttataataaactgTGCGTGacatgagttagtgaaatatataGATATGTCCCGattttttatggtggataaACTATATCAATCGTTAGAGCAGATTTTTTCACCGGACAAGGAATTCATGAGCATCACATTGATAAAtgcaataaaataatcaatagaGAGAAATGAGAAGATAAGCTATCAAGGTATGATGGATTATATGCATGATAGCATCAACCAAGCCTGTAAATCAAGAGGTCTTACAGGTACTTAGTTATATCATTCATGAAaattttggattatttttcacaattctcatatgtttttttttgtaataaataTGTCAGGGTCCGTTGTTGTCATCAACTGAAGATTTCAACATTAGCAAAGAATTCCAGCTGTGATAATTAATGTAGAGTAAAATGTCATCTTTTACTTGATATTTTAAATTCACATTAGTAGTGAGTATACAAGGATTCAAATTCAACTAAATTTTCATCCACTTTCTTTTATACTTCTTAAAACTCGAGCCGAGTCAACTTGTGACAACAACCGGAAGATGGAGAGGTATTGATGTTCATTAACCAAATGACACCATGTTCTTTATGAATAATAATCGATATCAGTTAACTCAACTCACACGCAGTGACATTCAAATAACATTTTTTGtgtcatactccctccatcctaaaaaaaatagacaaatttgTAAATGACGCGGATTTTAAGGTGAAATTGATAAAGTTAAAGCGAGATgtgaaaaaataagagagatgggGAATAGTTAATGGAATGAGTGGTAGAGAGTTGTGGATCCACGTTTTAAATGATATGCAAGATTATTATCAGTTGAAAACTTTCTATATTttgactttgtctaattttagGGGAATCAAAATTTGCGTGCTTTCGGCTGTTTTTAAAGTTGTGGAACACACAAAATTTCACCTAATTTCATGATTTTCTTGCAATTAGCCTTAAATTAAATAACGTGCATTTCATCTAACGATAGACAAATCGAAATTCCGAATCTTGTGTTTTAAATCTCTAATAAATGGGTAACAATCTGAAGATAATCTGGCATTTTCTTATATTGGGTATCATCGATAGAAATGTCACAGCTACTTGGTCTTAacaattatcaagatgctattttttcatctttcttttattcttttgcCACTACCAACGGCAATGCATATATAATTGCAAAAGTCAGaaacttttcaaaaaaaattctgTCCTATTCAATAGTGTTGACAACAGATACTTATAATCTTGATGGGTTGGAAAGTAAGAAATCAGAAATAGAAGGGAAAGTATAATAGTAAAAGGATAGAAAGTAGTGAAAGAGAATAGAGAGAAGGTAGGAAGGGGGAAATAGTGATaaggaaaatgagaaaataatttAGGAAACATAaaagtgaaaaaagaaaaatagtaaaTAGAAAAAGTTAATAGGATGTTAGTCaattttttacattaaaatatgGATGAAATGAGTTGATGAAATGCTTTCTACCCCTATATGGTGAATACATCTCTCTGCTCGATAAATACGATACTTATTGTAGTTTATCAAGTATCTCCATTTGCACCTCACGTATATACACAGTGACAGATTCAGTGGGGTTAGATGATCGACTAAACTCAGTGTCGGCCATGAGGCAGGGAGACTCCACACAATTCGACTTTCAGAGTTGCCGCATGCACAGCGCAACAACTTTGTCCCCTCCCTTTAGGACTTTGGCTTACTTCCGTTCTTCATTTATCATCCATTGTCAGCGACAACTGTCAAACCGCCTCCATCATCCAATATCAGCGACAACCTTCTTCATTGTATCCGAGATAACAAATTCCATTTTCTAGATTATGTACAATAGGGAAAGTTCGACACAATTGGAATAAGTATCCATCTACAAGAACCACAATTTCtcaaacaaaagaaaacaaaaaaagaattcGATTCCCACAAACATCACCAACCCATATCTACACATACATTATACCTCAACACAAAATCCCCAAAACCACCATCCATGGAAGCCCTCACCTGCAAAAGATGCAAGCAAAcatcctccctccctccctccgcCCAGCGCATCCGCTGCCTCGGCTGCCAAACCCTCCACTCCCTCTCCGCCACCGGCGACGCCGCACGCTCCACCACCCAAGAATTCCGCCTCGACATCTCCAAGAAAAAAACCGAAGCAAAGGACCTCTGCCGCACCCTCCGCCGCAAACTCCCCTTCTCCACCAccacgccgccgccgccgccgcaaaaCACCCCCTGCGCCTCCCTCCGCGGCAAGCCCCGCCCGGGAAGGCGGGCGCTCGTCTGCGGAGTGAGCTACAGGAAGCAGAAGCACGAGCTCAAGGGCAGCGCGCTCGACGTGAGGAAGATGAGCGCGCTGCTCCTCGAAAGCTTCCACTTCCCGCAGGAATCCGTCCTCGTCCTCACGGAGGAAGACGGGTTTCTTCCTCCGACGAGGGAGAACATCGAGGAGGGACTCCGGTGGCTGGTGAGGGGGATCCGGCCCGGGGATTCCCTCGTGTTTTACTTCTCCGGCCACGGGAAGAGGCAGCGGGAGGAGGTGGCCGGGGATGAGATCGACGGCTTTGACGAGACGATCTGCCCCGTTGATTTCGAGGCGAACGGGATGATCGTCGATAACTTCATCAACCGCGCCATCGTTAGGCCGCTTGGGCCGGGCGTCAAGCTTCacgccatcatcgattcttgccACAGTGGAACTATTCTCGACTTACCCCACGTGTGCAACGCTAggtatttaaaaaaacattttgaCTCGACACGACTTTTAAGTAATTGTTTAACTTTataacaaatttattttggCAGAGATGTGAGTACAGTCTTTCTTTGCTTTTAAAATCTTTGTCGTGACATGATCGACAAAGCATCAGTCAAACGAATCTTGTTATATAACGATCAAGAGTTGACAGCATGTTATTGACTATTGAGGATTTTTTTTCAAAGTTCACATTTGAATCTATATCAAAATTGAGGCTATATTTTGTATAACTATTGGATTTGTTTGTGAGAGCTCAAATGTATAATAATTAGGGGAGAATGGGAGGATAATAGTCCACCTTCTGGAGCTTATAAAGGAACAAAAGGAGGAAAGGCCATTTGTTTTAGTGCTTGTGAAGATTATCAACTTGCTGCAGATACCACAGTTAGTGCTTTTCCATCTATTGCAACATTCTTTATTCATTCATCCATCCGCGGTTTAAAGTCTTATTTTGATTCTAcgtgagttttaagaaatatatatatatatattaaagtCATTGGAAAAATATAGGTGGAATGTAGatacaaattttatatattagttttataataaaatataagtgtaATAATTTTGTGTCTGAGGGAATTTCTACgttcatcaacaaaaataaaatagtcgTCGGTAAATCCTGATTTTTTCATAGTGAATAAACTATCAATTATTGTTGCAGCTTTTCTCATCAGAGAGGGAAATGACTGGTGCCATGACCATCACATTCATAAATGCAATCAAAGAATCACAAGAGAGAAATGAGAAGATAAGTTACAAGGGTGTCATGGATGCTATGCATGAAAGCATCAAGCAAGCCGGTAAATCGGGAGGCATCTTTGCCGGGATACGCCGGAGATTCCACCGGAGAATCTTGCAGGTACTTGCTAGTATTATTCATGAAAATCTTGGATTGTTTTCCACAATTTTCATGTGGTTATCTTGTAATTGATTTTCAGGATCCATTGTTGTCATCGACTGAAGAGTTCAACACCAGCACTGAGTTCAGTCTGTGATAATGATTCGAGTAAAATGTCACATTTAATTTCCTTGATAATCTTCTTAGTAATTAACATTCATGTAAGTTAATTTTTGGATATATACATTGCCATggtataataattaataactgaaaataaagtGTAAAGAAAAAATCAACCATATATAATCCTATGTAAAGTTGGTGCTAGAATTTCTTCATCTATTTGTAAGTGTgtcaataatatatatttacatcAAGTGTAACAAGTGAAAGAGTCATAATAATTGAAGCTAATTTGAAGCATAAATCTCTTAAGAGTTATTTTTTAGGGGCAAGCATACCTTTGACCCCAAATTGATCAGAAACTCACTTAATATGATGTATGTAATGTATGATGCTTAAGGAGGGTAGCGCGGGAGGCGTTACACCATCGGGTGTAGCAAGAGCGGAGATTGGGCCAGTCGGAGGAGGAGCAGTAGGTGAAGTGGTGCAACCAAAGGGACAACACCatctcctgctcctcctccgCCAACGTCCAAATTACCTCTTCCAATATTCTCTCGACCTCCGCCCGCTCCACCATGCTCAACACGGGTGCATCCGTGCCATTGTTGGCGCTGCACAACAAGGGAAGCCACGACATCAGCATCTTCATCTTCGTCGCTCTAATTTTTTGTTCATCTTCTCCCTTGCCCAATTCTTTTGCTTGTCTGATCAAGAATGCTGCAACAAAAGAGATGGGAGATTAGAATTTTGATTCCATATTAGATTTAAAGGCTACATTATTTGCAAATCAAATGTCAAAACTATTTAAATTAAAAGGTGCCTAGAAAAGAAAAGACATTAATGTGTAAAATTGATGTCCTAGAGAGTAGGGAATACAAATTTCTCTAGTAATGGACAGCAAGTGAAAGGACAGTAGATGGAAGATATATAgactttattaaaataattggatATAATCACTTAATACATTAGTGTTGAAAGGAGTGTATAAAAGAACACAAACCCATAGACCCTAAAGCCTTACCTAAATTAcgaatttcaaaataatttttattatcatgtaatgaattttttttaatgctaAATTAATGCATACCTTTAGAAATTCAGTATTGTCAATGAATAGTTACGTAAACGTATATTAACGTGACATAATTTTGAGCTTAAGAAACTATAGTACTACAAATTTACAATTGAAAATGTTTTACTATCTgtcattcaaattttgaaaggtGTGAGATAAACGGAAATTATTACCCGAGACCTTAACTAGTGAGTCCCAGGTTGTCACCCTCAGCATGACATGGTTAAGGGATCATTTTCCTAGATCCGCACTCCTTTGTTTCCTGGGTCGATGCTTTCAATTAAACTACACATATTACTCTACAAACATAACAAATTGTTGAAAAATAAATGTATGGGATATCAACTTAATGTGTATAATTTACACTGGACTATATATACAAGTGaaggaaaaataatattatggTCAATATCAGTTAACAAATTTGCCTAATATTTTTCGTTTGAGAGTATATATCAAGTTGGCCCTTGGCCTGGGCCTGGGATTTGGCTTGGGCTTGGACCTGGGACTGGGATTTTACTTGGGCTTTGACTTGGGCTTGAGATTTTACTTGGGCTTTGACTTGGGCCTGAGGTTTGGCctgggcttgggcttgggccTTGGATTTGGCATGGGCTTGGGTCTGGGCCTGGAATTTGGCTTGTGCTTAGACTTCGACTTGGGCCTTGGATTTGGGCTGGGCTTGGATCTGAGCCTGGAATTTGGCTTGtgcttggacttggacttgggcTTGTGCCGGCCCAGAAGAAACTCTTCTGTCGCAGATATGATAGAGAGTAAGGGTAAGTGGTTGTACTCGAATTTGAATCAGAATTCGAGCTCGAGttccaactccaactccaacCCAGGCTCAGTGCTGAACTCGAAATTGATCTAGGGGTCGAACTAGTTTCGATTAGAAATTCTTTCAAATGCTTAGCAAACTCCCTTGGTTTCTCAATGTTCAAAGCATGTCCAGCATTCTTTATCACTTCTATTTTTGCATTGTCACCTATGTGCCtaaatacaaaaacaaaaaatacattCAATAACAACAAGACCATGCAAGTTATATCAATAGTTCAACTTAATGTTAGTACtaaattattcaattttaataatatagcaATAGTTTAAAATCTAAAGTGTAAAATTTACTATACAAAATggaaatatataattataatttagaaAAACTTTGTGTGGACATCATAATATAGTTGTTTAACATCACTCTATATATAAATGTGGTGATATCTCTTTAGGAAGTCAAACGTAACTTGTTAGATTTTCTTATCCTATAATTATTACAATtgctaaaaagtaaaataaataaataaataaataaaaacttgaatcttttatttattagttgTAAAATTTTCGAAactaaaataattgaaaataatgTTCACTAACCTTTGGAGCCTGTATCCCAATTCCAGAGGGAAGATTTTGTCTTGCTCTCCCCATAAAATCAACGTTGGCTGTTAAATATATgtgaaaaaagtaaattaattaattatttttgaattcTCATTTATTGTAGATTTAGAAGAATGTATATGATTACCTGTTCTATCTTGGGAATTTTATCGAGCTTTCTGTCGGCAGTTAATGCACGAATTAGTTCCTTTTTTTGAGTAATAAATTCTGTACAGAAAACCTGCACCCCATCAAATTAATTATTACAATTGATTTAGTAAATAGAAAAGTGTCACATGAATTCCAATAAGTATCCCCAACACTTAGGTAGATAAGGTCTCTAGTTTTTACTTAATTTTGGGACAATGACAAATAGAATTAGTATTCGCTTATGAGTCTTgaacacaattaattaatctacGAAAATTTCAAGCAATCTCAACATAAGTTCATCCCGAACTATATGAGAAATCTCCACCAAACGTGTAAACCACCAAACCAAACATGAGAAATACGATAAAGACGTGTGTGTGAGTTGGCCAAGCGGTAGAGAGGTTAATAATGTCTGAGGCCAACCCTCACAGGTTCGAGTCCTCCGTGGAGcggcctttaaatttatattcatttaaccataaaaaaaaaaaaagacgagGCACATACGTCGATATAATCAGAGAGGAAGCACGAAGGGACGCCGTTGACCGGGTTGGCAAAGGCGAACTTGATCAACTCCCTGAGCTTCTCCGGCGTCTGCGGCATGAGAATGCCGGCCACCTCATCCAAATCGGCGACCTCGAAAAACCCCTCCCTGAGATCCTTCTCCTCCAGACACACCCCGGAGCAGCACAGCACCACCTTCTCCACCGCCTCCGGGAACTGGGCGGCCATGCTGTAGCTGACGAAGCCGCCGTAGCTGATCCCGACGAGGCTCAGGCGCCGCACCCCGTGCGCCTCCATGAGGCGCATGAGGCAGCGCGCCTGGAAGGCCTCGGAGCGGTCGGGGCGCTGCGTCCACGACTCCCCAAAGAAGAGGAGGTCGGGGACGTAGATGTTGTAGCGCGGCATCAGGTGGTGGAGGAGGTCGCCGTACTGCCACATCGCGTTGGCGCCGAACCCGTGCACGAGGAGGAGGCTCGGCTTCGACGCCTTGTGGCTCTTCGGCACCCAGCAGTGCATCACCGTGCCGTCTTGGAGGTCGGTTTTCGTCGACCGGAGCCCCGAGTACGAGAAGAAGCTCTTGTAGAGGAAGTCCGCCGACCCGGTCAGGCTCAGGCAACGGGCCATTTTCTTTGATTCCGATCGCTttatctctctctatatatatatatatgattataAAATTATGTGTATGGGGTGAAAAGAACATACATACAGGCACATACACATGCAAATATGTATGGCCTTTCTTTTATTTCTGTGTGATGGAAAAAAACTAGCTGGAATGGAGAGATAGAGATGAAGGAGTGCTGGCATGGATTTGGTGAGAGAGCTATTTTTAGTCGTGGATGGGGATTTCTAATTCTATCCAAGCACAATTTAATCCACTAATTAAAGACTGATTTCTCTTCCCAATCTCCAAATTGATGTTTTGTACATGTACGCGAAAACAATGTGATATTTTATACTCTACGTCTTCTTTGCTCCCTTTTGCCATTTTGTTGACTTTGGGCGTTCTCTTTGCATAAAATCTGTGGAAGCTATGAAGTTCGAGATGAATATGCAATGCATTAACTTCAAAATATTATAGATAGTCAGTTTTTATGATTTATtctattcataaaaaaatattatatctaagacaaaaaaaaaaccaaacaaaaactaaaacaaaGTAGCATTAAGAAAAAAACTTAAATATGGACTAATATCACTCAAACATAACACATATCCTCAAAATAAGATTTAAAAGTTCCATCTTCTCTCATATGATTCTCTTTCCACAATCTTCGACTCGCGCCTTTGGCTCTTTGCCTTTCACTCTTTCTCATAGGACTATATCTCCACCGCCTCTGTCTCTGTATATTATTGCAGGAGAATTCTCGTCGTTGGCCGCTTGAATTCTTCAAGGAAACAGTAATGAAATTTATCTAATGTTTATATTGAAAAGATAATTCCACGTGAAAGAacatgtatttatagataaaaattaaaGATCTCAACAATTTTTAAAACCTCACCATACATCATAGGGTAAAAATGCATTTAACTTGCTAATCaaataacaattaaaatgactattaatttttaattaaaatcattatttaataaaattagtgTAACTGCCAGACTCCTTTAACCATGGCTGAATTATAGCATATTTTGTATATGTCATACGCTGAATTATAGAGTATATATTTGGGTGAAGTTTCGTAACTGATATCCACGTTCAAATTGTAGTATAAATTTACATGCGgttacattattatttttttggctATGGTTGAATTTGTTTAGTCATGCGAGTGAGTATTTTATAAGATgtcatattaaataaaatttgtttaTAAAAATAGCTAAAATAGATGCATACAAAATCATGTAACCGTTCCGTCACATAAAAATGAGCAATTGATGTGACAcaagaattaagataaaattgataaagtaagagagatgaggaaaatgagagttaaagtagtgttaatgAATAGTAGGACTCACATTATTATTTAACGGtgttataagttgtaaataagttaATGTATAAGGGTAGTAAACTGCGATaagtttccaaaaatagaatgcACATTTTTGTGGGACGGCCGAAGatgaaaagtgcacatatttttatgggacggagggaatattaagTATATAGTATTCAATATTGGAATTTACAGATATTCAAAGTCATGCCCAAaacttataaattattaaaattaaggccAAAACTCTTGTCTTTTATATTGTTATAGATATCTCAGAATCAAATAGCTTCCACTGATTTTATCCAAAACTCGAGAATCCTTACCGAACTGAAGAATCATTGCATGAAACAAGAGCTTGAAAAGACAGATGAAGCAGAAGAAGATTCAACCGATTAATTTTCTTAGCCTCTTTTCCGCTTGGCTCGCGACCTTGTTTTGTGGTTCCAGAACGAGTGCATGCTTGAAGTCTGTGAGTCACACGGCGGATTATGAGATTAAATTCTAGACAAGTTGATAACTATCCGCTTACCAAGAaatatcaaaaaaaatttattcctagaaaaacaacacaactcaatTTGGGGGTAAATAATGAACTCAAAAGTTTACTAAACCAGAGTAGCTAATATCTTGGGATTTGC
This window contains:
- the LOC121759511 gene encoding metacaspase-1-like, which encodes MEALTCKRCKQTSSLPPSAQRIRCLGCQTLHSLSATGDAARSTTQEFRLDISKKKTEAKDLCRTLRRKLPFSTTTPPPPPQNTPCASLRGKPRPGRRALVCGVSYRKQKHELKGSALDVRKMSALLLESFHFPQESVLVLTEEDGFLPPTRENIEEGLRWLVRGIRPGDSLVFYFSGHGKRQREEVAGDEIDGFDETICPVDFEANGMIVDNFINRAIVRPLGPGVKLHAIIDSCHSGTILDLPHVCNARGEWEDNSPPSGAYKGTKGGKAICFSACEDYQLAADTTLFSSEREMTGAMTITFINAIKESQERNEKISYKGVMDAMHESIKQAGKSGGIFAGIRRRFHRRILQDPLLSSTEEFNTSTEFSL
- the LOC121757909 gene encoding uncharacterized protein LOC121757909, which produces MARCLSLTGSADFLYKSFFSYSGLRSTKTDLQDGTVMHCWVPKSHKASKPSLLLVHGFGANAMWQYGDLLHHLMPRYNIYVPDLLFFGESWTQRPDRSEAFQARCLMRLMEAHGVRRLSLVGISYGGFVSYSMAAQFPEAVEKVVLCCSGVCLEEKDLREGFFEVADLDEVAGILMPQTPEKLRELIKFAFANPVNGVPSCFLSDYIDVFCTEFITQKKELIRALTADRKLDKIPKIEQPTLILWGEQDKIFPLELGYRLQRHIGDNAKIEVIKNAGHALNIEKPREFAKHLKEFLIETSSTPRSISSSALSLGWSWSWNSSSNSDSNSSTTTYPYSLSYLRQKSFFWAGTSPSPSPSTSQIPGSDPSPAQIQGPSRSLSTSQIPGPDPSPCQIQGPSPSPGQTSGPSQSPSKISSPSQSPTFLIRQAKELGKGEDEQKIRATKMKMLMSWLPLLCSANNGTDAPVLSMVERAEVERILEEVIWTLAEEEQEMVLSLWLHHFTYCSSSDWPNLRSCYTRWCNASRATLLKHHTLHTSY